A segment of the Desulfitobacterium dehalogenans ATCC 51507 genome:
CGTTATATTGAATGAATTATGGGATGGCACCGGGGACTTTGTGGACGATAATACCCTTTCCGTTTATATCCGCCGTCTGCGGGAAAAGGTGGAGGACGACCCGTCCCATCCTGAACATTTGATAACGGTCCGGGGTTTCGGTTACCAATGGAGAGAGGTGTCGGAATGAGTTTTTGGCGAGAAAAACAATCCCGTCATTTCTGTTATGGTTTAATCCTTCTTTCCACTCTTTTGCTGGGCTGGAGCTGGCTTTTGTGCATGGGTCAGACCCAAGCTGCCAAGGAAATGCTCTTGTCCCACGATAGTGCCATGGTCGGTGCTCTTCTGAAGCAAGGTGTACCACCGGATGTGATCGCCTCCGCGGTGGGGAGCACCCAAGATGATGGAGCAGGGAAAAGCTTACTCAGACAGCTGGGTTATACAGAACAAACCGCCTCTCATTACCTGCCCGCCGTCTCCGGTTTTGCAGGAGCTACCTTTCAATTTGTTCTTTCGGGTACATTCATCTTTATCCTCCTTCTCCTTGCTTTCTGCTGGCTTTTTCTTATAAGAAGGGAACGGCTGTATCGTCAGGCTTTACAAGTCATCGGCGGGTTTTCCGAAGGAGATTTTACAGCCCATTTGCCGCGCTCCGATGAGGGAACTTTGTCCCGGCTCTTTGCTGCCGTGGAGAGCCTTGCCTCGGCACTGCAGGCCAAGGGGGAAACTGAATACAAGGTCAAGGAGTTTTTAAAAAGCACCATCTCGGATATTTCTCATCAGCTGAAAACACCCCTGACCGCCCTTACGATGTACAACGAGATTATCTGGGAAGAGCCGGATAATCCCGCCATCATCACAGAGTTTTCCCGAAAAACAAAGGCGGCTCTCAGCCGTATGGAGCAATTGATCCAGTCCCTTCTCAAAATCACCCGCCTTGATGCAGGAAGTATAGCCTTTGAAAAAGCACCCCGGCGGATCTCTGAGATCATAGCTCAAGCGGTTGAGGAATTAACCACACGTGCCGGGAGTGAAGACAAAAAGATCAGTGTAAGCGGACAACCGGAGGAAGAGCTTAGCTGTGACCTGCAGTGGACGAGGGAGGCTGTGGGAAATATTATCAAGAATGCCTTGGATCACACCGCTCCCGGCGGTCATATCCACATTTCCTGGGAACGCTCTCAGGCCATGGTGCGGATTGCTATTGCCGATGATGGAACGGGTATTGCTCCGGAGGATCTTCACCATATTTTCAAACGGTTTTACCGCAGCAAACAGGCCAAAGATACCCAGGGAGCCGGTCTCGGCCTGGCCTTGGCCAAAGCCATTATTGAGGGGCAGGGAGGAGTCCTGTCCGTTCAAAGCATGCAAAATGCGGGCACAACCTTTACGATATCCTTCCTTACGGAATTGTAAGGTGAGATTCACCTCAATGTAAGCTGTATCCCTTATCTTTTAAGGGAAGGAGGTAAGGAAGTTATGGACATTCTGAAGGTTGAAAAGCTTTGTAAAACCTATGGAACACGAGAAGCCCAGGTCCAGGCCTTAAAAGAGGTTTCTTTTACTATGGAAAAAGGGGAATTTGCGGCGGTGGTCGGTGAATCCGGCTCCGGCAAAAGCACTTTGCTGAACTGCATCGGCGGTTTGGATAACCCCACCTCCGGCGGAGTCTTTCTGGAGGGCAGAAATCTCTTCAGTATGAAGGAAAGAGAGCGGACCGTTTTCCGACGTAGAAATATTGGCTTTGTCTTTCAGTCCTTTCAATTGATCCCGGAATTAACGGTGGAGCAGAATATTATTTTTCCCCTTCTGCTGGACTATCAAAAACCTGATCCCGGTTCAGTCAAGGAGATTTTAGAGGTATTGGGGCTGACGGAACGCAGGAATCATCTTCCCAGCCAGCTTTCCGGCGGTCAGCAGCAACGGACGGCTATTGGCCGTGCTTTGATTACCAAGCCCATGCTGATCCTGGCCGACGAGCCCACGGGGAACCTGGACAGCAAGAACAGCCGGGATGTCATGGATTTGCTTCTGAAAGCCTCCCGGCACTATCAGCAGACTATTTTGATGATTACTCATAATATTAATCTGACTTCCTCGGTAGATCGCGTCCTGAAGGTAACGGACGGTGTGCTTGCCGATCTGGGAGGGATGAGGGGATGAAAAGCTATCTGGACCTCATCCCTATTTCCGCCAAGGTTCATAAAAAACAGAGCAGAATGACCCGGATTTGTATTGTTCTGGCCGTATTTCTGGTTACCGCTATTTTCGGTATGGCTGATATGGAACTACGCAGCCAACAATTGCAGGAGATCAAAAAAGGCGGCAACTGGCATGTATTGTTCTCCGGTATTGATGAACACACTGCCGCCATGATCGCCGCCAGGCCGGAGGTTAAATTCTCGGGTTGGTATACCTATCTTGGTGAGAAAGAGGAGTATACCCTTTCCGGAAAATCCGTGGCTGCCGTTGGTTTAGATAAGAATACATTTGAGGAAATGCTCCCTACGCAGATCACGGAGGGAGTCTACCCAACCGGAGAAAATGAAGCTGCCCTGACTGTAAACGCGAAAAGTGGTATGGGGATCAACCTGGGGGATATCATCACACTGGAGCATTCCGGTTCTGAACCGGTACAGCTTACTGTGGTGGGTTTCGTTGAAGGGACTTCCCAATTGCTGAAGCAGGATACCCATGCCTTGCTCCTTACCACCGAGGGATTGCGTTCCTCCATTCCCCAGGAGGGCTACACAAGCCAATATATGGTTCAGCTCTCTCCCTACTGCACTATGCAAAAAGTGATTGCCGATATAACAAAGCAATACGGACTTGCCGATCAGCAAGTCCTGGAAAATGGAAATTTGCTGGCGGTGCTGGGCCAAAGCGATAACAATTATGTGCTTGGACTCTATGGTATCGCCGGGGTTTTGTTCATCGTGGTCTTGCTGGCTGGGGTTCTCATGATTGCCGGCAGTCTGAACAGCAATGTCATGCAAAGGACGGAGTTTTTTGGGATGCTGCGCTGTCTGGGAGCGACCCAAAAGCAAATTATGAGGTTTGTCCGCCGGGAAGGGATGCAATGGTGCAAAACGGCTATCCCTTTGGGACTAGGCATGGGAATCATGGTCGTGTGGGCGCTTTGCGGGGTTCTGAAAATTTTAAGCCCCGGTTATTTTTCCGAGCTGCCGACCTTTGGCATCAGTTGGATCAGTATCCTGTCCGGTATAGCGGTAGGTATCGTTACGGTGCTCTTAGCCGCCCAATCCCCGGCCAAAAAAGCGGCCCGTGTTTCACCCCTGGCCGCAGTTTCAGGGAATGCAAACTCTGTTCAGCCCATCTCCGGAGCGGCCAATACCACTCTTTTTAAAATCGAAACCGCCCTTGGTATCCATCATGCCACATCAAGCAAAAAGAATTTCCTATTGATGGTGGGCTCTTTCTCGCTCAGCATTATCCTTTTTCTTTCCTTTTCAGCTACCGTTGATTTTATGCATCATGCCGTCAGGCCATTAAAACCATGGACACCGGATCTTTCCATCGTGAGCACGGATAATACCCCCTCAGTATCCAATGGTCTTCTGGAAGAGCTGCGTGACCATAGGGCAGTTAAGCGGGCATATGGCCGGATGTTCGCCTATGATATCCCGGTCAAAGTGAAGGGGCAAGAGAGGACCATCAACCTGATTTCTTATGAAGATTATCAGTTCACATGGGCGCAGGACAGCCTGATCGAAGGTTCTCTGGATGAAGGGGCTCAGAAGAAAGATCAGGTATGGGTTGTTTACGATTCAGAAAATCCGTTGCAGGTGGGGGACCAGCTCGCCCTTAGTTTCGGAGAGGTCCCAAAAGAGGTTAGGGTAGCGGGAGTGCTTTCCACCAGTCCTTTTTCCAGTGTGGAGGGTGTGGATTCGGTGATTTGCTCGGAAGGGACCTTCCGGGAATTGACTGGTGAAAGGAACTACACGATTATCGATATTCAGCTTTCCTCAGGGGCAACGGATGAAGATGTGGATGAGATTCGCTCTTTGGCCGGTCCCGATGTCCGGTTTTCCGATCAGCGGGCCGGCAACCGTGAAGGGAGGGGAGCTTTTTACTCCATGGCTTTATTCATCTATGGCTTTTTGGCGGTGATCCTGCTCATTACCGTCTTCAATATCGTGAACAGTGTGGCTATGAGTGTGGCGGCCCGTTTGAAACAGTATGGGGCCATGCGGGCTATCGGCATGAGTGACCATCAGCTTGTCAAAATGGTAAGAGCGGAGGCAATTACCTATGCCGCCGCCGGAAGTAGTGTCGGCTGCATTTTGGGGGTGACTCTGCATAAACTGGTGTTCGAGAAAATGATTACCTCCCATTGGGGTGATCCCTGGCAGCTCCCCCTTGGGGAACTTAGTCTGATCGTGGCCATTGTCATGATCACATCACTTCTTGCCGTCCATGGTCCGGCCAAACAAATTCACACTATGTCGATTGTGGATACCATAAGTGCCAAGTAAATGGATACTCTTGTTGCCTATATCAAAGGAAGACTCAAAAAAGAAGATTAATGGAAAAAACCCGGTTCGACTAAAGTTGACCGGGTTTTTACCTTGGCGATAATGTCATGCCGATAAACCTCCTCTAGTAAAGACTGTCGGTTTATCTCCTATTTTTATCATGGTTGGCTTTCTGTTGGTATAGACGGTCACGTAATTAAATCCTGCTCTTCTGATCAGTTCCATACCTTCCGGGATGCCTTTGCCCACATCTTCAGCCCAATGGGCATCCGAACCCACCGTAATAATCTCTCCGCCCAGCTCCTTGTAGAGGCGGATAATATCCAAGCCCGGCAAGCATTCCTTAGAGGATTGTCTGAGCCCGGAAGTGTTCACTTCGATCCCTTTGCCTTTTTGAATGACGATCTTAAGAATCTCTGCCAACTGTTCCTGATAATCCATAAGGTTGGCGCGCAGCTGGTAATTGGCTGCATAGCGCTTGACCAGATCCAGGTGCCCGAGACAATCGTAATGGTCCCATTGGGCTAAGGTTTTGAGTTCCAGCAGGTAGATGGCACAATAGGTGGCCAGGTTTTCCGGAGTGTAGTGTACTTCTCCAAAATCCACGTTATTCGGCAGGCGATGGGCAGAGCCGAGAACATAATCATAGGGGTACTCTTCAATGAGCTTAAGTGAATGCTTGGAAAAACGATGAGGCTGGCCCAACTCCACTCCGCTCTTGATCTTTATTTTCCCCTCAAAGCGCTGGCGGGCTTCAGAGATCTCGGAAAAATACTTTTTCCCATTATACTGCAAATACTGTTCATTACCTGAAGAGGGCTCGAAGTGATCGGTTATGGCGATTTCCTGCAAACCACGGGCGATGGCTTTATCGCAGAGGGTCGTAATCTCATCATGGGCATCGCTTGAGTTCAGGGAATGCATGTGATAATCCATTAAAAACATAGTGTCCTCCATATAGTTTATTATTTTCCTCTTCTACTATAGCAGGGCATTGTTAACCGGCCTTTATGGTTCTATTAAAGGACGGTTAAAATTGGATGGATTCAAGGATTATGAATCTGATTTCAGATATAAGGCGGATTTGAGAGAATCGATTTCCTGCTGGAGCCAGGCGATAACCTCTGCTTTTTTTTTCATCACGGGGGCGATTTGCTGCCAGAGTATTTGGAAATACTCCTCTACGGCGTTGACCGTCATGGGCTCGTGAATGGAAAAACGCATGGGTGCAGTATTCGCTGGTCCCAAGATCTCGACGATGGCGGCATGCCTTTCTTTAAGCAAGCAAGATACATTTTTCTCAAATCCGGGAATGATCGCGTTCTTCCTGACAAAGGCGATAGAGTAATGATCGTAGGTCTTCAGAAGGGAGATCATATGTTGCAGGAAGTCCACCACTTCTTCCATTTCCAGATCCACCGCAGAGAACCCGATGGAATCATAGAGGAAAAATTGCCGGTTTTTCACGAGATAACTTAAGCTATCAAGTGTATAGATATCTTTGTATTCGTAGATTTCAATGTTGGACTGGAAAGATTCCAGACACTTTTGGTGGAAAGCTATGGCTGAAACCATTTCTTGCTGGGAGGCCTTTCTTTTCTGCAAAAGCTTCTTATAGAGAGGAAGAGGAAGGGTAAAGGTACTGAAACCATCTTTATAAAGGAACCGATTGCCGATGGCTTCTTCGCACTCCATATACGAGCTGTAGAAACTCTCTTCTTTTTCTGCCGGATAGTTCATAAGCAAAGGGGTTGCGGAAGCCTGGGTAAGCCTAACCCAATACTCTTCATAGAAGGAGATGGCCAGAGGGTTTTTGAGATAGAGAGCGCAGCAGTTATTGACCTGAGTAAAAAAACAAGACAGGACCCCGGTTTCAGGAACGATAATATAGTCCTTGCCGAGAGCCAAGGAGTCGTAGCTTTTGAGATAGTAGAGATAAAGTTGGTCTGTTCCAATTAGAGGTTTTAAAAAATTGAGCAAATCCATCATCCGCTGTACGTCATGAGTGATTCGCAGCAGATAGTGGACTTCACAGCCCTGAGTCATTAAGTCCAACAGCATGGTTTGGAAGTGTCGGAGATCTTCTTCGCTGGACATATAAAAAAATACATCATTGAAATAAGTGATGTATATTACTTTTTTTCTTTTATGGGTTTGCAGTGCCAAGCCTAAAAGATGCCTGAAGGCTGAAGCAACATTATGGGTTCCGGCAATGATCTTGTCCTCATGGGACATACTGACCACTTCATTAAAAAAAGGCGGATTCGCCATTGTTTTTTTGTATTTAAGCAATTTTTTAGATTCCTTAGTGTGCTTTTTATGATTGCTGAGGGAAATCCCCTGGGCTTCAAAAAGCACTTTTTTAATCTTTTCTTCATTGCAGTCCGTTCCAGCATCAACACTAAAAACTCTTTCAAATAGCTCGTTAATGAGCTGGATTTGCAAAGAGTTCTTAATGTTGGCTGATAAAAACTGTGTGATTGCTTCTATGTAATTCGAGTTATACGATGGAATCCTTTTCCCATTTACCCATCGGTTAACAAGGGAGCCATCCACATTAAGAGCTTTTGAAAGTCTGTTGATACTCACTCCCAGTGCAGAAAGCAGGTATTTCAGACAATGGGCAAAATCAACGGATGTGTTCATGCATATACCTTCTTTATTTCCTTCTTTTTCATTATAAAGATTTATGGATATTTGTCTTAAAAAGATGTTCAGATGTCATAGCCATGGTTATGACATCTGAGTGAAAATCGTTTCATTCTTCCAGATAACATTATAATATGATTCTTATATGAAGATTAACGACATATTTTATCTGGAAACGACATTAAGCAAACTTTTCTTCCCGATGACTTTAATGATTAAGGTGATAAAGATGGAAGACAGAACCGTGATAAAAACTATAAATGCTGAAGGCATCATTGGTCAGCATGGATATAGAGTTTCCCGGCTTTGTGTAAGTATGGGAAGGCAATTAGGCTTAACGGAAAGGGCTATCACAGAACTCAGTATTGCGGGGCTTTTTCATGATCTTGGCAAGATAGCTGTCTGCAGAGCTATTCTTGAAAAACCCGGAAAGTTGACCACAGAAGAGTATACGGAGATAAAGCGTCACTCGGAAATAGGATACAGAATCCTCGGTTCGGTCAGAGGAATGGAAAACATGGCGGAATTTGTGCTTTATCACCACGAGCGTTGGGACGGCAAGGGCTATCCCCGGCAGCTCAAAGGCGGAGAGATTCCTTTATATTCCCGTGTGATCGGTCTGGCCGATGCTTATGATGCCATGACTAACAACCGGAGCTACCGCAAGGCCCTATCCAAGAAAGCGGCTATCCAGGAGTTATTAAGGAATTCAGGGACACAATTTGATCCGGAGCTGGTGGGGGAATTTATTAAGACACTGTAGGGCAGCTTGCAAGCCACGCTTATAAGGCGCGAAACATAAACAAAAGGGGGTAACAAACAATGCAACGATTTCGCAATATGAAAACGGCCTCAAAAATTAATAGTTTAATACTGCTCATGGCGGTATTTCTTGGACTTGTCGGCTTTGTAGGGATATATTCCGCCCATAATTTGGCCGCTTCGATGGAAAGTATGTACCAAAATAACCTGCTCCCTATCAAGTGGCTGAATGGGGCCCGGGGACAAACCAGGGCAGTGGAGGCTCTGACTCTTGAATTATTTATCACTCAGGATCAAAATAGGCAGCAAGAGATTCTCCAGGACATTCAAGAGCGGGTCGCGGAAGTAGATACCCTTCTCAGTGACTTTAGCAAGGAAGTTACGGATCCATACGAACAAGAACGGTTTCCGAAGCTGATGGATGAATTGCAGGCCTACCGTGTCGAAAGAGATAAAGCCGTAGATATGGCAATAGCGGGGAAGCAGGATGAGGCTTTTAGATATTTTTCTGCCAATGCTGCAGACAATATCAATGTTGTGAATGTTGTTTTGAAGGAACTTGCCGATTATAATGCTCAGATTGCCGATGAGGCAGAGATAAAAAGCAAGTCGACGGCATCCATGACAACTAAGTTTATGGTGGGTTTGACTTTGGCTGCCATTGTTCTGGCTGTGGGTATTGGTCGGTTTATCGCCAGGATGATTTCTAATCCCCTGATTCAGTTGGAAGGTACCGTTATGGAAATCTCCCAGGGGAACCTAACCGTTGAAAAATTGGATATATCTTCTGAAGATGAGATTGGCCAACTGGCTGCGGAAGTTAATGCTATGACGGAAAATTTAAGAGTTTTAATTGAAAATATAACCCACACAGCGGAGCAAGTCGCAGCTTCGTCAGAGGAGTTGACAGCCAGTGCCGAGCAGTCTGCCTCGGCTACGAATCAGATCGCCGCAACCATTACCGAGGTGGCGGCAGGAGCAACCAGGCAGGAAACCGCTGTTGATGATACAGCTTCAATTGTAGAACAGATGTCGGCAGGCATTCAGCAGATCGCAGCTAATGCCAATAGTGTTTCAAGGTCTGCCGATATGACAACCCATGCGGCCGGTCAAGGGGACAAGGCGGTGAACGCCGCCGTGAACCAGATGAAAAACATTGAAAAAACGGTAGCAGGCACGGCACAGGTCGTGACGCAGCTAGGGGAGCGATCGAAAGAAATCGGTCAGATTGTGGATGCTATTTCCGGAATTGCCGCCCAAACTAATCTCCTGGCACTGAATGCGGCAATCGAGGCGGCTCGTGCCGGTGATCAAGGCAGAGGGTTCGCCGTCGTTGCCGAGGAAGTACGCAAGCTGGCGGAGCAATCCCAAGAAGCGGCTAAGCAAATTGCCGATCTGATCGCGGAGATCCAGAAGGAGACCGATAGCGCGGTCAAGGCTATGAACGAAGGTACCCATGAAGTCAAGGTCGGATCGGAAGTGGTGAACTCTGCCGGAGAGGCCTTTAACGAGATCGTAGGCCTGATCGGTGAAGTTTCCACCCAAGTCAGGGAAATCTCAGCAGCCATTCAGCAGATGGCTTCCGGAAGTCAACAAATTGTGGATTCGGTACGGGATATTGACCGCATCAGCAAGGAAGCATCCAGTCAAACTCAGACCGTTTCGGCTGCTACCGAAGAACAGTCCGCATCTATGGAAGAAATAGCGGCATCCAGCGAGGAACTGGCTAAAATGGCGGAAGAGCTGCAGAGCTCGGTTAGGAAGTTCAGGATATAGAAAATTTGGGATATGGCCTCAGGGATTTAAAATAGCATTAAACAGCGCCTTTATGTTTCAATTGAATCGTAAAGGCGCTGTTTTTTAATTTTTTACTCCTTGTCTTTATGATTCATTTTAATTACTGGTATGATAATAGTACCAGACAACGGTAAATTTTTTTTAAAAAGTTTTGCGAAAAGTTGCTTTTGACTTCGTTGTATAGAGTGTAAGAGCTTTTACAAGGAAAAGGGGGAAACCATGAAGACCAATAACAATGTCATAGGGCGCTTGAAAAATAGAGAGGAAGATGCTCTGGAATTTATTATGGATGAATACTTCCCTTTAGTGAAGGGGATTGTCCGTCAAGTCCTGCTTCCTATAGGAAGTAGGGAGTTGGCGGAGGAATGCATCAGTGATGTTTTCCTTGCCGTTTGGCATCATGCGGAAAAATTTAAGGGGGAAGGGGAGGAGGATTTCCGCAAATGGCTCTGCGCCATCGCCAAATACAGGGCTATTGACTTTTATCGCCGGGAAAGAAAATGCGTTGAAATTCCTTCTTCCGATCGTAAGGGGATAGATTTGTTTCCGCCCCAAGAATCAGCAGAGGAGCAGGTGCTGTTTAAGGAGAACACAAAGGAAATGAAAAAGCTGCTGAACTCCTTTTCTTCTACGGACCGCAACATATTTATTATGAAATTCTTTTGGGGTATGCCCTCTGAAGAGATATCCAGGAAATTAGGACTGACGAAATCTGCTGTCGATAATCGTATTTACAGGAGTAAAAAACAGCTGGTAAAAGGTGTTTTGAGCATAGGAGAAGGGGGAAATTAACCGTGAAAGATCTCTATGAATTTTTTAATGAGATAGATATTGACTTGAATGAGTTTGAAGAGGCGGAGGTGGATGAGCTGGAAAAGTCGAGAGTCAAAAAAAGGGTAAGAGAAAGGATTGCCGAAACCGGTCATTCGGGCGGACTGAAGAAACGGAGAAAAAGCAAGGGAATGGTGGCTGTAGCTGCTGCCATGATTATGACGGTAGGACTCTCCGGTTTTGGTTTGGCTTTTCCCGCTTATGCCAAGGAAGTTCCTGTCATCGGCGATATTTTTCGATTTTTAGATGACGGACGTACGGGGGTGTATGATTTATATACGGAAAAGGCCTTGGACATCGATATGGTCAAAGCAGACAATGGCATCGAAGTGACGCTGAATCAAGGCGTTTATGACGGAAAAACCTTATCTTTCACCTATACCATAAAAACGGAAAAGGATTTTGGGGAAAGACCCTATTTGAATAGCGAAGTTGATGTTGATTTTGCCCAGGGCTCCACAGGCGGCGAGCAGTTAAAGAGAGTCAGTCCCGGCGTCTATGTGGGGCAAAGCAACTATACATTTTTCAGTGAGGAGGAAGCCCGGGATTCGATTTCTTTCCGCTGGAAGATTTCCGGGATGACAAACATGGAGGAGGGAGCAGAACCCAAAGAAAATAAAAAGACACCATGCAAGCTGAATTTCAGCGTATCCTTAAATACTCTGGACTATACCGTGGTCAAGATTGATGCCAATCAGGATCAGGTTCAGAATGTGGCTATCAGCTTAAACCGCCTCTCCATAACCCCCATCAATACCCTTCTCTACTACTCCGAGATAGTTCCTAACACTCTTTCCCATGCAGCCCAGATGGATTGGGAAATCAAGGATGATTTGGGCAATGTCTATGAGTATGAAGGGAATGGGGGGCATGGCAAAGTTGGTGATAAAATGACTGAAATGGAACATATTATCACCTTTAAACGCCTTGATCCCAAGGCGAAAACCCTGTTGATCACGCCGACCTTGAAACTGGTTCCTACCCAGGGTGGCGGTGTGGAATTTGATGAAAACGGCCATGAAACCCGGTTCAGCTACGAAGGGCTGCCGGAGGGGGTCACTGCCGGAGAGTGGACGATGAAGCCGATTAGCGTAGACCTTAGCGCTGTGAACTAAAGCCTTATACATTCTGCCTTGAAAAAGACCTCTTGAAAGTTAAGTCTCCAGGATTTTGCTTTCGGCGTTCACTCCATAAGCTGCGCGGAGCAATCTAATCGCTCAAGACCTCCGCTGCAGTCTTTTCGCGAAGATTGCTTACCTGCTCGCTTAGAATTCGTTCTCTGCCTTAAAGCAAAATCCTTGGGGTTGCCTTTCGGGCTTGAGCGGTGCAGATGTGGGATAAAGCTACCCGATCCGAGGAGTCTTTTTCATCATCTGATGATGTCGCAAGAGGCGTGGAGCCTACTCTGAGAAAGATCCGCGAGCTTAGCTTTGCACACAAGATAACGAGGAAGACCTGTTCCATCTAAGGACGGGTCTTCCTCGTTTTGTGGCATTTTCAGCGAAGTCAATCAGTCGGGAAGGACGATCTCCGCTTTTTCGCCGATTTTTAAGGGGGTTTCGGGGGCCAGGTTGACTTTGATCTTCATGCTTTCTTTATTCTTATTGGCAGAAGTCTGCATGTCCTTGGGGGTATATTGGGCCTTAACATCAATAAAGCTGACGGTTCCTGAGTATTCCTTCTCTCCGGAGTGGATGACCACGTTTTGTCCGTAGCTTATTTTGGGCAGATACTCCTTGGGCAGATAAGCCACCAGGTGTTTTTCTGTTTCCGAAGCGATATCGATGAGATCAAATCCGGGGGAGACCATATTTCCGGGCAGATAATTCCTGCTGATAACCGTTCCGTCCTGAAGAGCGGTAAGGGTGTATTTAGCTAAATTATCCTTGGTCTGGCGGATTTGTACTTCAGTTAAAGCTACATCGGCTTGAGCGGCGGCGATTTTTTCCTGGGGAGTTCCTTTTTGCAGCAAGGTCATTTGCTGGCGGGCATTATCCAATTGCAGGGCCGCCGTGGTAACGGCGGCTTCTGCCAGATCCACCTGGTATTTGAGCTTATCCAGTTCAGCCTGAGGGAGTGCGCCGGCTTTCTGGAGAACCTGAGCATCTTCATAATCTTTCCTGGTCCGGTCCTGAGCCAGCTGGGCATTGGCATTGGCTATTTCCGCCAGCTTCACGCTATTTGCAGACTGCTTCAAGGCCTCAGGGTCAGCTCCGGTCTTTAATTCGGCCAGGATCGCCTGTTTCCTGGCCAGGGTCTGCTCCAACTGTTCCAGAGCATACCGTTCATTGCGGTCATCCAGCACGGCCAGAACGTCACCGGCTTTAACGGTTTGGCCAAGCTCCACAGCCTGTTGGCTGATTTTCCCGGACACTTCGCTGTAATGGGCATAGATGCTTGTCTCCACGATTCCTTCCAAGACCAGGCCGGAGGTAGGAGAACAGCCAACTGCGGTTAAGATCATGGCCATAAGTCCGGTGAAAATAAGCCCTGAGTGTAGTGTTCGCATATTCATAACCTTATGTTCCTCCTCAGTTCGATTAGGTTTGTGCACATTATCTGCTCTGAAAAAGATATCAATGTAAGTTGATTCTCCAGGATTTTGCTTTCGGCGTTCACTCCATAAGCTGCGCGGAGCAATCTAATCGCTCAAGACCTCCGCTCCGTCGGGTTCCCGGCTAAATCGGCTCCTGCCTCATAGCCGGTTGGAAACGTCCTGTTTCCAACCCGACTCCGCTGTAGTCTTTTCGCGAAGATTGCTTACCAGCTCGCTTAGAATCCGTTCTCTGCCTTAAAGCAAAATCCTTGGGCTGGCTTTCGGGCTTGAGCGGCGCGGATGTAGGATAAGCTACCCGGACCAGACAATACTTTTCATCCCCAGCCGGTGCCGCCTGCGGCATAGACGGTTAACTTGAAAAGACCTGGAAAAGAATCGAAAAAGACCGATAAGCGTAGCTTTACGCACAAAAGCGAATGGATTTAGCGGAGGGGCGTCCAGGTCAATGAGGCTTCTTTAACATAGCGGAGCCACCGGTTTACATCAGGTATTACCCGGAGGTTTGGCGGAGCTGTTAAGAAAGCGAGTTGACCAGCCCTGGAGCTATGAAGAGAGCGTTGTGCGTAAAGCTACCCGACCCGGACAACACATTTCACCCTAGATCCGCCGATATTTCTTAAGAAGCAAGGTATTCAAAATTATGAACAACACGGAACAGGCCAGGATAATCCCCAAATCCCCGGCGATGACCGCAA
Coding sequences within it:
- a CDS encoding helix-turn-helix domain-containing protein; this encodes MNTSVDFAHCLKYLLSALGVSINRLSKALNVDGSLVNRWVNGKRIPSYNSNYIEAITQFLSANIKNSLQIQLINELFERVFSVDAGTDCNEEKIKKVLFEAQGISLSNHKKHTKESKKLLKYKKTMANPPFFNEVVSMSHEDKIIAGTHNVASAFRHLLGLALQTHKRKKVIYITYFNDVFFYMSSEEDLRHFQTMLLDLMTQGCEVHYLLRITHDVQRMMDLLNFLKPLIGTDQLYLYYLKSYDSLALGKDYIIVPETGVLSCFFTQVNNCCALYLKNPLAISFYEEYWVRLTQASATPLLMNYPAEKEESFYSSYMECEEAIGNRFLYKDGFSTFTLPLPLYKKLLQKRKASQQEMVSAIAFHQKCLESFQSNIEIYEYKDIYTLDSLSYLVKNRQFFLYDSIGFSAVDLEMEEVVDFLQHMISLLKTYDHYSIAFVRKNAIIPGFEKNVSCLLKERHAAIVEILGPANTAPMRFSIHEPMTVNAVEEYFQILWQQIAPVMKKKAEVIAWLQQEIDSLKSALYLKSDS
- a CDS encoding HD-GYP domain-containing protein, producing the protein MEDRTVIKTINAEGIIGQHGYRVSRLCVSMGRQLGLTERAITELSIAGLFHDLGKIAVCRAILEKPGKLTTEEYTEIKRHSEIGYRILGSVRGMENMAEFVLYHHERWDGKGYPRQLKGGEIPLYSRVIGLADAYDAMTNNRSYRKALSKKAAIQELLRNSGTQFDPELVGEFIKTL
- a CDS encoding methyl-accepting chemotaxis protein, which codes for MQRFRNMKTASKINSLILLMAVFLGLVGFVGIYSAHNLAASMESMYQNNLLPIKWLNGARGQTRAVEALTLELFITQDQNRQQEILQDIQERVAEVDTLLSDFSKEVTDPYEQERFPKLMDELQAYRVERDKAVDMAIAGKQDEAFRYFSANAADNINVVNVVLKELADYNAQIADEAEIKSKSTASMTTKFMVGLTLAAIVLAVGIGRFIARMISNPLIQLEGTVMEISQGNLTVEKLDISSEDEIGQLAAEVNAMTENLRVLIENITHTAEQVAASSEELTASAEQSASATNQIAATITEVAAGATRQETAVDDTASIVEQMSAGIQQIAANANSVSRSADMTTHAAGQGDKAVNAAVNQMKNIEKTVAGTAQVVTQLGERSKEIGQIVDAISGIAAQTNLLALNAAIEAARAGDQGRGFAVVAEEVRKLAEQSQEAAKQIADLIAEIQKETDSAVKAMNEGTHEVKVGSEVVNSAGEAFNEIVGLIGEVSTQVREISAAIQQMASGSQQIVDSVRDIDRISKEASSQTQTVSAATEEQSASMEEIAASSEELAKMAEELQSSVRKFRI
- a CDS encoding sigma-70 family RNA polymerase sigma factor is translated as MKTNNNVIGRLKNREEDALEFIMDEYFPLVKGIVRQVLLPIGSRELAEECISDVFLAVWHHAEKFKGEGEEDFRKWLCAIAKYRAIDFYRRERKCVEIPSSDRKGIDLFPPQESAEEQVLFKENTKEMKKLLNSFSSTDRNIFIMKFFWGMPSEEISRKLGLTKSAVDNRIYRSKKQLVKGVLSIGEGGN
- a CDS encoding DUF4179 domain-containing protein yields the protein MKDLYEFFNEIDIDLNEFEEAEVDELEKSRVKKRVRERIAETGHSGGLKKRRKSKGMVAVAAAMIMTVGLSGFGLAFPAYAKEVPVIGDIFRFLDDGRTGVYDLYTEKALDIDMVKADNGIEVTLNQGVYDGKTLSFTYTIKTEKDFGERPYLNSEVDVDFAQGSTGGEQLKRVSPGVYVGQSNYTFFSEEEARDSISFRWKISGMTNMEEGAEPKENKKTPCKLNFSVSLNTLDYTVVKIDANQDQVQNVAISLNRLSITPINTLLYYSEIVPNTLSHAAQMDWEIKDDLGNVYEYEGNGGHGKVGDKMTEMEHIITFKRLDPKAKTLLITPTLKLVPTQGGGVEFDENGHETRFSYEGLPEGVTAGEWTMKPISVDLSAVN